The genomic window GATCACCTGGGTCGCATCTCGCGCCGGCCAATGGCTGTTTCATTGCCACCACCCCTACCACGTTCGCTCGCACTTCCCGCTCGATCTCATGCAATCCCGGAGCGTTCCGTTCCGCGGCACGCCGGAATGGGAGGCTGCGCTCGCCCCGACGCACGAGATGGGCGGACTGGTGCTGGGCGTGACCATTCAGCCCAAGGGCGGAACCTACGCCATCCATGACCCAACACCTCGCCGGCGCGTCCTGCTAACGGCCGAGGAGGCGCCGGAGAGCACCTCCCAGATCAAGGCGTTCCGCTACGCGCTGGGCGACAAGCCGAGCGCCGCCGCATCGCCATCCCTGGGTCCGCCGATCGTGCTCACTCAGGGCGTGCCGGTGGCCATCACCGTCCGCAATCGGCTCCCCCAGGCGACCACCGTTCACTGGCACGGCATCGAGCTGGAGTCGGCATATTACGACGGCGTCGCGGAGTTCGGCGGCGACGGCAAGCGCCTGACTCCGATGATCCATCCCGGCCAGGAGTTCAAGGCGCTGTTCACGCCTCCGCGCCCCGGGACTTTCATCTATCACACGCACATGAACGATGTGGAGCAGCTCGAGGCCGGGCTCGCCGGCCCGCTCATCGTGCTGCCGCCCGGCGAGACCTTCGATTCCAAGCGCGACCACATCATCATGGTGACGACACCGCGGCCCTTTGCCGATCAGGGCAAGTTCGTGCTGGTGAACGGCGTCAATCCGCCGGCGCCGATCGAGCTCAAGACGGGCGCGCGGCATCGCTTCCGGCTGATCAATATGCATAGCTTCGAGGGCTACCTCACAGTCGAGGTAAAGCATGGCTCCCAGCCGATGCGGTGGCGGGCTCTGGCGAAGGATGGTCGGAGCCTGCCGAAGGTGCGTCAGACCTCGGGACCGGCGCGCCAGCTCGTGACCCAGGGCGAGACCTATGACTTCGAATTCGTCCCGTCAGCACCGGGCGACTACACCTTGGAGCTCTCCAATCAGCGCTTTCGCAAGGTGCTGAACACGGTCTCCTTGCACGTGTCGAAATCGGAGCCCGGCCCCGTGCGGAAATCATCGCTCCCCGCATCGGGATCGCTGGCCGCGTCCGGCGATTGGCCGCAGGGCGCGCTCTGCGCCCCGGGCTCAGCACCGATCGTGGCGCAAGGCGCGGGCGCGGCTCCGTCGATCGAGCAGGCACCGGTTCAGGGCGGCGGCACAAAGGCGGCAGGCCTCTGGCAGAGGCTGGTAGCCGGCGCCACCTTGCTTAGGTGACCGCGGCATCGGCCGCTCGCCGCACCTGCCTTTTGCGCTATAATGCGCGGCCTGCATCTGATTGGCGGGTCGCCGCGCCGGCAGGGCTGGATTCCCGATACGCCGCGGTCGATCGGTAGCCGAGGCACGGGAGCGATGGCGCCAAAGGAAGACTGGGTGATACCGCCGCCGCTGCGCCCGAACCCGAAGCAATTTGGGTTCGATGTGGGCTTGGCGCTGACGTCGGTCGTCGGCCTCCGTTCGGAGATCCCCGAGGACGCCTTCACCGCGGGCACGCTCGGCACGTTGCGCGAGGGCAACGGCGTCGTCATCGGCGCCGACGGGCTGGTGCTCACCATCGGCTATCTCATCCAAGAGGCCGAGACCATTTGGCTGACCGCGGAGGGCGGCCTCGTCGTGTCGGCCCACGTTGTCGGCTACGACCAGGAGACCGGCTTCGGCCTGGTGCAGGCGCTGGGGCGATTGCCGTTGCCGGCGCGCGAGCTCGGCGATTCCAGCGCAATCCGCGCCCGCGACGAGGTGATCGTGGCCGGGTCCGGCGGCATCGAACGGGCGCTCAGGGCCCGCGTCATCGGCAAGCGGGAATTCGCCGGCTACTGGGAATACCTCTTGGATGAGGCGGTCTTCACCGCGCCTGCGCATCCGAGCTGGGGCGGTGCCGCGGTCTTGGGCCAGGACGGGAGCCTGCTCGGGATCGGCTCGCTTCGGGTCGAGCATTCCGGCGGCGAGGGCAACCGGCACGACGTGAACATGATCGTGCCGATCGATCTGTTGAAGCCGGTGCTGGCCGATTTGCGGCAATTCGGCCGCCCGCAGCGCCCTTCGCGCCCTTGGCTTGGCATGTACACGATCGAGAACCAGGAACGCCTGGTCGTCGCCGGCGTCTCCGACGGCGGCCCGGCGCAACGCGCGGGCTTGCGCGTGGGCGACATCGTGAGCGCGGTCGCAGGCGAGCCCGTGACGAATTTGGCCTCGCTCTATCGGCGCCTGTGGAAGCTGGGGGAGGCCGGCGTCGCGGTCCCGATGGTGGTCGAGCGCGACGGAGTGTCGCTGGCGATGTCGGTCAAGTCGGCCAGCCGCACCAAGTTCCTGAAGTCTCCGCGTCTGCACTGAGCGGCGTCGCGGGAACCGCTTGCGCGACCGCCTCTCTTGCCACGATAGTGGCTGCAAGGGCGCGCGTCAGCCGCGCCCACGAAGAACACGCGATGGGAGGGAGTCATGGAGCGGACGTACCTATCCTTGGTCATGGCCGCGGCAATGCTCGCGGCCGTTCCGGCCGCGGCCGAAGAGCAGCCCAAGCGCGGCGGCACGCTCATCTACGCGGTCAACGCCGAGCCGCCCACCTACGACTGCCAGGGCACCACCACCTTCGCCGCCATTCAGACGCTCAATCCCAGCTACTCGCAGCTCCTGAAGTTCGATCCCGACAACTATCCCAATCTCAAGACCGACGTGGCCGAGAGCTACACGGTGGCGCCCGACAATCTCAGCGTCACCTTCAGGCTCAAATCCGGCATCAAGTTCCATGACGGCTCGCCCTTCACCTCCGAAGACGTGCGCGCCACCTTCGATCGCATCCGCAAGCCGCCCGAAGGCGTGGTTTCGGTGCGTCAGGCGGCCTTCGAGGACGTGGCATCGATCGAGACGCCGGATCCGCTGACGGTCGTCTTCAAGCTGTCGGCGCCGAGCGCCTCCATGCTGATGACCTTGGCCAGTCCGTGGAACTGCCTCTACAGCGCCGCCAAGCTCAGGGGCGACATCCATTATCCCGAGCGCAACGTGCTGGGCACCGGGCCCTTCCGCTTCGAGTCGCATGTGCGCGGCTCGCACTGGACCGGCATGCGCTTCGATGGCTATTTCGAGCCGGGCAAGCCCTATCTCGACGGCTTCCGCGTGCAGTTCATGACCGGAGCGCCGATGGTCAACGCGCTTCAGGGCGGTCAGATCCATGCCGAGTTTCGCGGCATCACCCCGGCCGAGCGCGATCGCCTGAAGGCGGCGCTCGGCGACAAGATCGTCATGACCGAGTCACCCTGGCTCTGCAAGTTCGACGTCTTCTTCAACAGCGAGAAGCCGCCCTACAACGATCCGCGGGTGCGCAAGGCGCTGTCGCTCGCCATCGATCGCTGGAAGGGGGCGGAGGCGCTGTCGCGCACGGCCTTCGTGCGCGCGGTGGGCTTGACCATCAGGCCCGGCCATCCCTTGGCGATTACCGAGCAGGAGCTGAAGGCCTTGCCCGGCTTCGGCCCGGATGGCGCGGCGGGGAAAGCCGAGGCGAAGCGCCTATTGAAGGAGGCCGGAGCCGAGAACCTCAAATTCAAGATGCTGAACCGCAACGTGCCGATGCCGTTCACGCCGGTCGCCATCTATCTCGTCGATCAGTGGCGCCAGATCGGCGTCACCGCCGAGAACAACCAGCTCGACGTCGCCCAGCAGAAGAGCACCTTCCTCGCCGGCAACTTCGAAGTGGGGCTGGACGCCACCTGCACCGATACGGATGAGCCCAACGCCGAGCTGCAGCTCTACATCTCCAGCGACCGCTCGCCCATCAACTTCAGCCGCTACCACGACCAGGCGATGGACGACCTCTTCGAGAAGCAGAAACGGGTCACCAGCGATGCCGAGCGGAAGCCGCTGTTGCGCCAGTTCGAGCGGCGCCTCATCGACCAGTCCTACACGGTGCCGATCGTGTGGTGGCACCGCATCGTCGCGCACAGTGCCGCTTTGAAGGGCTGGAAGATCACCCCCAGCCACTATCTGAATCAGGACCTAGCCGGCGTCTGGCTGGCAAATTAGCGCATAGAGCTTAGCTCCGGAGCCTCCAGCTCGCGCATTCCATGCCAGCGCTATCGCGCGGCATCGGCATCGGGAGAGCGGCATGAGACGGCGTGAATTCATGGGGCTGGTCGGCGGCGCGGCCGCCGGGCTGGCAACGCCGGCGCTGGCCGCGGACATCCCGGTCCGCATGACGGCGGGCTTGCGCGCCACCGGCCAATTCGTGGTTTGGCTCGGCACCGAAGCCGGCGTGTTCAAGAAGCATGGTTTGGACGCGACCATTCCCAAGCTCGAAGTGGGCGGCCCGGAGAGCGTCGCCGGTCTCCTGCGCGGCGATTGGGAGTTCATCCAGACCGGGGCCGCGCCGATGATTGAAGCGGTCTTGAAGGGCGCCGACGCGGTCATTCTCTTGAGAAACACCGATCCGCACGCGGGCATTTTCATCATGACCCGATCCGAGTTCACCGCGCTGGATCAGCTCGGCGGCAAGCGGGTCGGGGTTTTGACCAACACCGAGGTCGGGCAAACCGGCATCGTCACGCGCCAAACGCTGGGGAAGGCAGGGGTGACCGCCAGCTATGTCGGCCTTGGTACCTATCAGAACATCTACCGAGCGCTCGCCGCCGGCACGATCGATGCCGGCGCATTGCCGGTCGATCTCCGCTTTCCCGGGCAAGCGAAGTACGGCTGGCGCGCCTTCGAGGCAGACCGATCGGGCTTTGCCGCCCCTTCGGTCTTCGGCACGAGGCGCAGATCGATTGCCGCGAACCGGGAAACGGTATTGCGCGCGGTTCGGGGCTTCGTTGAAGCCATCCACGTGTTCAAGACGCGGCGCGACATCGTCGTGCCGATGCTGCAGCGCTATATGGGCATCGAGGACCGCCAAGCGGTCGAGGCTCTCTACGAGTTCTATGTCCCACTTTTCCCTAAGGTCCCGCGGCCGAGCTTCAGCGACTTTCAGTCCGTGAAGGACTATTTCTCGACCACGTTCCCGGCGGCGCGAGACCTCAAGGAGTCCGACATCGCCGATGCGTCTCTCATCGACGAGGTTGAGCGCAGCGGCTTCATCGACAAGCTCTATGCCTGAACCCGCCGGCTTTGGGTCAAACGTAGTTAGAGCTTGAACGGCCCTTCGCCCCCGGCCTGCGGCTCGGGCGGATTTGGTCCACGCGGCAGCCTGCGGATGATGATGTCGCCGTTCGGCAGCATCTCCGGCGCGGCGTATTGCGGGATGCGGTCGATCAGCACCCGCATGCCTTCGAGGATGCGTTCGGCCCCTTCGCGAATGATCTGCTGCGGGTCCTTCGAAGCCGACGGCGTTTCAGCGGTGGCGCCGCCGGCCGAGATCAAGGCTGCCAACAGAGCTGTCAAAGCGAGCTTGGGCATGGCTGCTTCCTCCCGCGAGCCATTCTAATCGTTTCGCAGCATTGGGGCAGCCTTTTGGCCGAGGGCATGCCAGGTGCCGGCGAGCCCGAGGGCGAGCGTGATCGCCAGCGCCACCAGCGTGCTGGACGCTACCGCATTGGGCGCGAACACGAAATCGCTGCGCATGAGCCGGGTGAGCACGAGATAGCCCACCACCGTGCCCAGGACCGAGGCGATGAGTGCCGCAATGAGGCCGAGGCAGCCATATTCCAGCAGGAACGCAGTCACCACCTCCCGGCGACGCGCGCCCAGGACCTTCAGCACGACGGCGTCATGGATGCGCGCATGCTGGCCGGCCATGACCGCGCCGGCGAGCACCAGTGCGCCTGCAAGCAAGGTCACCGCCGCGGTCAGCCTGATCGCGATCGCGATCGACTCCAAGATGCGGGCGGCGGCGTCCAGCGCGTCTTTGACGCGGATCGCCGAGACGTTGGGGAAGCGATCGCCGACGGCGTTGAGGAGCTCAGTCTCGGCCGTTTCGCTTGCGGCATGGACCGTGGCGATGTGGGTCTGCGGCGCGCCTTCGAGCGTTCCCGGCGCGAAGATGAAGGTGAAGTTCATGCCGAGGCTGCCCCAGTCGATGCTGCGGGTGTTGGCGATCCTCGCCTCGATCTCGCGGCCGAGAATGTTGAGGGTGATGGTGTCGCCGACGCCGACGCCGAAGCCCTTGGCGATGCCGTCATCGACCGAGATCAGGGGCGGTCCCTGGTAGTCGGGCGGCCACCACGTGCCTTCGGCGATCTTGGCACCGGGTGGCGGGGTGGCGGCATAGCTGAAGCCGCGGTCGCCGGCGACCGCCCAGCTGGCGTTGGGCTTGACCGGGGCCCGATCGGCGGTGATGCCGGCGATCCGGGCGATGCGGCCGCGCACCATCGGCGTGCGCTGCAGTCCCGACGCGCCGGGAGTGGCCGCCACCAGCCGGTCGAACGCGGCCACCTGGTCGGGCTGAATGTCGATGAAGAAGAAAGTGGGTGCCCGTTCCGGCAGCCGCTCGTGGATCTGGCGGGCGAGATTGGCCTCGATCAGCGCCACGGCGACCAGCACGGTCAAGCCCAGACCGAGGGAGAGCGCGATGGCGCCGGTGGGGGCACCTGGGCGATGCAAATTGGCGAGCGCCAAGCGCAGCATCGGCCGGCGCTGGTGGCCGAACCGGCGGGCGAGCGTCATCAACCCCCAGGCGGCACCGCGGAAGAGGATGACGGCGCCGATGGCGCCGGCGATGAAGTAGAGCGCCAGCGGCCGATCCAGGGACCGCCACAGGATGAGGAGAGCGAGGACGATTGCGGCCGCGGCGCTGGCAGCGAGATAGCCCCAGCGGGGCAGCCGATCGGGGGGCGAGACCACGGCGCGAAACAGGCCCGCCGGCATGACAGAGGCCGCCCGCGCCAGCGGCCAGAGGGTGAAGGCGAGCGTCGTCAACAGGCCGCAGGCGCCGGCCAGCAGCAGCGGCTCCCAATGCAGGCCGAGATCGGCGTTGACCGGCAGCACGCTCGCCAGGAGCCCGCGCGCCGCCCACGGTGCCAGCGCCCCCAGCGCGGTCCCGATGAGGACGCCAACGAGGGCCATGCCCATGATGAGGGCGAAGTACAGCCGAAACACCGTGCCCACGGTGGCGCCGAGGCATTTGAAAGTGGCGATGGTGGCGAGCTTCGCTTCGAGATGGCTCTTGACCGCATTGCCCACGCCGACGCCGCCGACGAGCAGGGCCGTCAGCCCCACCAGGCTCAGATATTGGGTGATGCGCTCGATGAACTGCCTGAGGCCCGGTGCCGCCTCGTCATAGCTGCGCACCCGCCATCCCGCCGTGGGGAAGGTGCCCTCGATCGTCGCCTTGAACGCCGGCGGGGCGATGCCGGCAGGGAGCTCGAGGCGGTAGTGGTGGCGGATCAGGCTGCCGGGGCGCATGAGCTCGGTCGAAGGCAAGCTCGCCGCCGCGACCAGCACCTGGGGACCGAAGTCGAAAAATCCGGTCGCCCGGTCCGGCTCGCGCCGGAGGATGGCGCTAACGCGATAGACGGCCTCGCCGATCTTGAGCCGGTCGCCGACGGTCAGATGCAGGCGGCTTTGCAACGCCGGCTCGATTGCAGCACCCCAGCCGCCGTCCGCCGCGGCCAAGAGCGAGGCCAGGCTCGAATTGGGCTCGGTCTCGACCGCACCCATCAGCGGATAGGCCTCGTCCACCCCCTTGAGCTCGATCAAGGTCCGCTCGCCGGCGGGGTTCTGCGCCATCGCCCGCATCTCGGTCGTGCTGGAAAGACGTCCTTGGCGCTCGAGCCAGGTCAACTCCTCCAGGCTCGCTTGGCGCTGCACCAGGCTTACCTCGATGTCGCCGCCCAACAGCGCGCGGGCATCGGCGGCAAGCCCGGCGACCAGTGCGGCCGAAACCGAGCCCACGGCCGCGATCGCCGCCACGCCCAAGGCGAGGCAGGCGAGAAACAGCCGCACGCCGCGAACCCCGCCGCGGAGCTCGCGCCACGCGAAGCGCAGGGAAAGGGGGAGGGCCGCCATGGGCTAACCGTTCCGTAACATTGGGGCGGCTTTCTGGCTGAGCGCGTGCCAGGTGCCGGCCACGCCGAGGCTAAGCGTGATTGCGAGCGCGAAGAGAACGGTCGATGCAACCGCGCTCGGGGTGAAAACGAATTCGCCATGCATAAGGCGGGTCACCACGAAATACCCGGCTGCCGTGCCAAGGGCGGCTCCGATCGAGGCGGCGAGCAGTCCGATGCAGCCATACTCCAGAAGCGCTGACGCCACCACCTCGCGCGGACGGACACCCAGAATCTTCAGCACCACGGCGTCACGCACGCGTGCCTTCCGACCGGTCATGATGGCACCGGCGAGCACCAGCGTTCCGGCCAGTAGCATCATTGCCGCCGCTATCCGTACGGCGACGTCAATGGATTCCAATAACCGATACTGCGCGCCGAGGACATCCCTGACGCGCACGGTAGGGACCTCCGGCAGGCGGTCGGCCAGTGCGCGTAGGAGCTGTCCCTCAACGGCTTCGCTTTCAGCGCTCACCGCTGCGACGTAGGTGTGGGGGACGCCCTCAAGCAGCCCGGGGGAGAAAATGAAGGCAAAGTTGGCATCGGAGCGGTCCCAGTCGATGCTGCGGGTATTGGCGATGCGCGCCTCGATTTCGCGACCGAGAATGCTGAACGTCATGGTGTCGCCAAGGGCGAGGCCGAAGCCGCGGGCGATTGCATCGTCGACCGAGACCAGGGGCGATGTTTGATTGGCGGTATCCCACCATTCGCCTTGGGCGAGTCTCGCGCCCATGGGCGCCACCGCGGCATAGCTCACACCAACCATATCAGGCGCCTTCTTATCGCCTTCGGCCTTGAATGGCGCGTCTGCTATAGGGACGCCGGCAATGCGGATAAGCCGGGCCCATAGCCACGGCGGTCGCTCGAGAATCGCGGCACCTTCGACCTCCCGCACGGTTCGGTCGAACTCGGCAACCTGGTCTGCGTGAATATCGTAGAAATAGAAACTCGGCATGTGCTCGGGAATGCGCTCCCGGATCTGTCCCAGCAAGTTGGTTTCGACGGAGCTCACGGCGACCAGTACCGTCAAACCGAGGCCGAGCGATACCGTGACTGAGCCGGTGGGCGCGCCCGGTCGATGGAGATTGGCGAACGCCAGGCGCAGCATGGGATTGTGTGTGCGAACGATCCGCCGTGCCACTGCCATGAGCCCCCGAGCCGCCGCCCCGAGCGTGACTACCACGCCGACAGCGGCGGCGATGAAATAGAGCGCCAATTTTCGGTCGCCGGCACTCCACACCACAATGCAGGCCAAGGCTGCCAAGGCCGCAGTGCTGACGGCCAGATAGCCCCAGCGAGACCGGTGACGAGGCGGTGCCACAACGGCGCGGAAGAGACTCGCCGGCCGAACGGACGTCGCTTCAGCGAGCGGCCAGAGCGCGAAGGCGAATGTGGTCAGCGCACCGCAAGCGCTTGCTAGCAGCAGCGGTTGCCAGTGCAAGCCCGGCTCGGGCTTGAGGGGCAACATGCTGGCGAATGGCTGAGCTGCAGCGATTGGTGCCAGCGCGCCTAACATTACGCCGATGGCGATGCCCGCGGTCGCCATTGCCAGTACCAGCGCCAGATTGACCCGAAGCACCAAGCCGGCGGACGCTCCGAGGCATTTCAGCGTGGCAATGGTCGTGACCTTGGATTCGAGATGGCTGCGCACCGCGGCTGCAATACCGACGCCACCGATAATGAGAGTACTCAGGCCGACAAGCGTCAGCAGTTGACCCATGCGCTGCATCGGCTGCCGCGCTTGGGTTATAAGCTCGTCGTATCGGTATAAGCGCCAGCCTGCGTCCGGGAAGGCGTCTTTTGCAGCGGTTCCGAATGCGGCCGGAGTGATCGCATCGGCGAAGACCAGCCTATAAAAATAGTGGATGAGGCTGTCCGGCCTGAGGAGCTGTGTTGACCTCAAGCTGGCCTCGGCCACGAGGATCGGCCGCCCCCAGGTGAGAAATACCCTCCAGTCCGGCTGATGGCGGATGATGGCTCGCACCTGATAGCTGGTCTCGCCGATCTTCAGCCTGTCGCCGAGCTTGAGCCCAAGCCGGGCCTGCAAGGCGGGTTCCACGGCGACACCCCAGCTACCATCGGCAAGAGCCAGTGCGGGCGCCAATGGCGATGCCGGTTCGAGCTCCAGACCACCCAGGAGCGGGTAAGTCTGGTCAACCGCCCAGATCTCGGCCAATGCCCGACCTCCGCCATTCTTCTCGGCCATGGACATCAGAGCGATCATGCTCGATAGGCGTCCTTTTTGCCTGAGCCAGGCCAGCTCGGTCTCGCTTGCCGGTCGCTGCACGAGGTGGATGCCGACATCGCCGCCAAGCAGCACGCGCGTCTGGCTCTCGACCGCATTTACCAACGCGGCCGAGAGCGATCCCACAGCGGCGATCGACGCAACGCCGAGGGCGAGGCAGGCAATGAACAGCCGCGCACCACGAATGCCGCCCCTGAGCTCGCGGAGCGTTAGACGAAGCGAGAGCGGCAGCCTGGTCAGGCGATACCCCGGCGCGCCGACACCGCATCGGCGCCTTCGCCATCGACCCTTCCATCGACCAGCCGGACGATCCGATCAGCCCGGGCCGCCAAGTCGCGATCGTGGGTGATGAGGATGAGGGTGGCGCCGGCGGTGCGCCGCTTCTCGAAGAGAAGGTCCATGACCTGCGCGCCGGTCGCGAGGTCGAGATTGCCGGTGGGCTCGTCGGCGAGCAGCAGCGGCGGCGAAGCGACGAACGCGCGGGCGAGCGCGACCCGCTGCTGCTCGCCGCCCGAGAGCTGGTCGGGGTAATGGGAAATCCGATGGGCAAGCCCGACCGAGGCGAGGCTCTGGGCGGCGCGTTCGAAGGCATCGGCGGCACCCGCGAGCTCGAGCGGGATTGCCACATTCTCCAAGGCGCTCATGGTCGGCACCAGATGGAAACTCTGGAACACGATGCCGATATGACGGCGGCGGAACAGGGCCAGCTCGTCCTCGCTCATCGCCGTTAGGTCCTGCCCGGCGATGACGACCTTGCCCGAGGTGGCTTTTTCCAGGCCGGCGGCTATCATCATCAAGGTCGATTTGCCGGCGCCCGAGGGTCCAACGATGGCAACAGCCTCGCCAGCCGCGATGGCCAAGTCCACACCGCGCAGGATGTGGACGATGCCCGCCGGGCTCGGCAGGCTCATCGCGAGCGCGCGAACGTCGAGAATGCTGGCGGGCGCGGGCGGAGGAGAATGGGTCATGGCAAGGCCTGGCCGGGTGCATTGTTACGAAAGAAGAGGGCGCGTTCCTGCGGCTCGAACTGGAAAAGGTGGGGCCGCGCGCGACCTTTTCAACGCTGCCACCCCCCGGAGAGGCTGGGCGCTGGGCTTGGCCGCCCTGTGGCTCGCCATGCTGCCTTTCGCCGCCGCGGAGGGCAAGACCGTGCGGCTCATGGCCTTGGGCGACAGCCTCACCGCCGGCTACGGCGTTGCCGCCGAGGATGCCTTTCCCGCCCAGCTCGAGCGCCGGCTGCGCGCCGCCGGCCTCGAGGTGACGGTCGTCAATGCCGGGGTGTCGGGCGATACGACCCAGGGGGGCCTCGCCCGGCTCGATTGGGCGCTCGCGGATAAGCCGGATCTGGCGCTGGTGGCGCTCGGCGCCAATGACGCGCTCCGCGGACTCGATCCGAAGCTCGCTTTTGCCAATCTCGATCGGATCCTCTCCCGGCTCGGCGAGCGCGGCGTGGGCGTGCTGCTGGTCGGCATGAAGGCGCCGCGCAATCTGGGCGAGGACTACGTCTCCGCCTTCGACGGCATCTATCCGAAGCTGGCCGCGGCGCACAAGGTGCCGCTCTATCCCTTCATGCTCGACGGCGTGGCGCTCGACCCCGCGCTCAACCAGGCCGACGGCATGCACCCCAATGCAAAGGGCGTGGCCGTGCTGGTCGAGCGCATGTTGCCCTCTGTGCGCCGTCTCATCGAGACGGCGGATTGAACGGGAGGAAGAAGCGATGATCGACTTCGCCTCTGCGCATGCCGAAGGGGAGGATTGGCGGAGGCTGGTGACGCATTGCCTGGAGCGCCTGGGATCGCTGCCGGCGAGCGCCAATCTGGGATTCGTCTACGCGACCGATGCCTTCGCCGGCGATTTTGCTGAGATTGTCGAGCAGCTCAAGCAATCGACCCGGATTCCAGCCTGGGTCGGAACCGTCGGCATCGGCGTGTCGGCGACACAGATCGAATCCTTCGACCGGCCGGCATTGTCGGTCATGGTCGCCTCGCTTCCCGAAGACGGCTTTCGCATCTTCTCCGAGGTCGAGCACGATCTTGGCGAATTCCGGCGCCGCCACGGCGCCTGGATCGCTCAGAAGCGCCCGAGCCTCGGCATCGTGCACGCCGATCCGCGCAACCAGCGCGTTGCGGAGCTGGTGCGGGCCCTCGCCGACGAGACGCCCTGCTTCCTGGCGGGAGGCCTCACCGCATCGCGCTCGAGCTTTCCCCAGGTGGCGGGCGGAATGACGTCGCGGGGGCTCTCTGGGGTGCTCTTTGCCGAGAGCGTCGAGGTCGCCTGCGGATTGAGCCAGGGTTGCTCGCCGATCGGTCCGGTGCGCACGGTGACCCAGGCCGAAGAGAACGTCATCATGGAGCTCGACGACGAGAACGCGCTCGAGGTCTTCAAGGAGGACATCGGCGAGGTGCTCGCCCGCGATCTCCGTCGCATCGGCGGCTATATCTACATCGCCTTTCCGGTGCCGGGATCGGACACCGGCGACTACACCGTGCGCAATCTCGTCGGCATCGATCCGAAAGAGGGCCATCTCGGCATCGGCGACTATGTCTCGACGGGCGACCGCATCGTCGTCTGCCGCAGGGATCGGCAAACCGCCGCCACCGACCTTCAGCGCATGCTGACCGGCCTCAAGCGGCGCGGCAATGCGCGCCCCCGGGGCGGCCTCTACTTCTCCTGCGTCGCCCGCGGCCCGAACATGTTCGGGCCCGATTCGGAGGAGCTGCGCAGCATCGCAGGCGAGCTCGGTGATTTCCCGCTGGTCGGCTTCTATGCCAATGGCGAGATCTCGCACAATCGGCTCTATGGCTATACCGGGGTGCTGGCGGTTTTCCTCTGAGGGGAGCCCGGAATCGCTTGCCCCGAGCCCGGCTCTTCAG from Pseudomonadota bacterium includes these protein-coding regions:
- a CDS encoding ABC transporter ATP-binding protein; the encoded protein is MSLPSPAGIVHILRGVDLAIAAGEAVAIVGPSGAGKSTLMMIAAGLEKATSGKVVIAGQDLTAMSEDELALFRRRHIGIVFQSFHLVPTMSALENVAIPLELAGAADAFERAAQSLASVGLAHRISHYPDQLSGGEQQRVALARAFVASPPLLLADEPTGNLDLATGAQVMDLLFEKRRTAGATLILITHDRDLAARADRIVRLVDGRVDGEGADAVSARRGIA
- a CDS encoding arylesterase; protein product: MLPFAAAEGKTVRLMALGDSLTAGYGVAAEDAFPAQLERRLRAAGLEVTVVNAGVSGDTTQGGLARLDWALADKPDLALVALGANDALRGLDPKLAFANLDRILSRLGERGVGVLLVGMKAPRNLGEDYVSAFDGIYPKLAAAHKVPLYPFMLDGVALDPALNQADGMHPNAKGVAVLVERMLPSVRRLIETAD
- a CDS encoding FIST C-terminal domain-containing protein, whose product is MIDFASAHAEGEDWRRLVTHCLERLGSLPASANLGFVYATDAFAGDFAEIVEQLKQSTRIPAWVGTVGIGVSATQIESFDRPALSVMVASLPEDGFRIFSEVEHDLGEFRRRHGAWIAQKRPSLGIVHADPRNQRVAELVRALADETPCFLAGGLTASRSSFPQVAGGMTSRGLSGVLFAESVEVACGLSQGCSPIGPVRTVTQAEENVIMELDDENALEVFKEDIGEVLARDLRRIGGYIYIAFPVPGSDTGDYTVRNLVGIDPKEGHLGIGDYVSTGDRIVVCRRDRQTAATDLQRMLTGLKRRGNARPRGGLYFSCVARGPNMFGPDSEELRSIAGELGDFPLVGFYANGEISHNRLYGYTGVLAVFL
- a CDS encoding FtsX-like permease family protein, which encodes MGSLSAALVNAVESQTRVLLGGDVGIHLVQRPASETELAWLRQKGRLSSMIALMSMAEKNGGGRALAEIWAVDQTYPLLGGLELEPASPLAPALALADGSWGVAVEPALQARLGLKLGDRLKIGETSYQVRAIIRHQPDWRVFLTWGRPILVAEASLRSTQLLRPDSLIHYFYRLVFADAITPAAFGTAAKDAFPDAGWRLYRYDELITQARQPMQRMGQLLTLVGLSTLIIGGVGIAAAVRSHLESKVTTIATLKCLGASAGLVLRVNLALVLAMATAGIAIGVMLGALAPIAAAQPFASMLPLKPEPGLHWQPLLLASACGALTTFAFALWPLAEATSVRPASLFRAVVAPPRHRSRWGYLAVSTAALAALACIVVWSAGDRKLALYFIAAAVGVVVTLGAAARGLMAVARRIVRTHNPMLRLAFANLHRPGAPTGSVTVSLGLGLTVLVAVSSVETNLLGQIRERIPEHMPSFYFYDIHADQVAEFDRTVREVEGAAILERPPWLWARLIRIAGVPIADAPFKAEGDKKAPDMVGVSYAAVAPMGARLAQGEWWDTANQTSPLVSVDDAIARGFGLALGDTMTFSILGREIEARIANTRSIDWDRSDANFAFIFSPGLLEGVPHTYVAAVSAESEAVEGQLLRALADRLPEVPTVRVRDVLGAQYRLLESIDVAVRIAAAMMLLAGTLVLAGAIMTGRKARVRDAVVLKILGVRPREVVASALLEYGCIGLLAASIGAALGTAAGYFVVTRLMHGEFVFTPSAVASTVLFALAITLSLGVAGTWHALSQKAAPMLRNG
- a CDS encoding ABC transporter permease; translation: MAALPLSLRFAWRELRGGVRGVRLFLACLALGVAAIAAVGSVSAALVAGLAADARALLGGDIEVSLVQRQASLEELTWLERQGRLSSTTEMRAMAQNPAGERTLIELKGVDEAYPLMGAVETEPNSSLASLLAAADGGWGAAIEPALQSRLHLTVGDRLKIGEAVYRVSAILRREPDRATGFFDFGPQVLVAAASLPSTELMRPGSLIRHHYRLELPAGIAPPAFKATIEGTFPTAGWRVRSYDEAAPGLRQFIERITQYLSLVGLTALLVGGVGVGNAVKSHLEAKLATIATFKCLGATVGTVFRLYFALIMGMALVGVLIGTALGALAPWAARGLLASVLPVNADLGLHWEPLLLAGACGLLTTLAFTLWPLARAASVMPAGLFRAVVSPPDRLPRWGYLAASAAAAIVLALLILWRSLDRPLALYFIAGAIGAVILFRGAAWGLMTLARRFGHQRRPMLRLALANLHRPGAPTGAIALSLGLGLTVLVAVALIEANLARQIHERLPERAPTFFFIDIQPDQVAAFDRLVAATPGASGLQRTPMVRGRIARIAGITADRAPVKPNASWAVAGDRGFSYAATPPPGAKIAEGTWWPPDYQGPPLISVDDGIAKGFGVGVGDTITLNILGREIEARIANTRSIDWGSLGMNFTFIFAPGTLEGAPQTHIATVHAASETAETELLNAVGDRFPNVSAIRVKDALDAAARILESIAIAIRLTAAVTLLAGALVLAGAVMAGQHARIHDAVVLKVLGARRREVVTAFLLEYGCLGLIAALIASVLGTVVGYLVLTRLMRSDFVFAPNAVASSTLVALAITLALGLAGTWHALGQKAAPMLRND